The following proteins come from a genomic window of Paenibacillus spongiae:
- a CDS encoding PH domain-containing protein, with protein sequence MEHEQLTSRIDEKALRAWRLSGWISTGIYALIVLALLIVTIKFDWPIWIPAAALALACLGAYLEINLIPRLRYKQWRYAVTEHEIELHHGIYFRKRTLIPMIRIQHVDSKQGPILRAFGLATVTFSTAAGSHQIPALTEIRADEVRRQIARLARISDEEI encoded by the coding sequence ATGGAACATGAACAATTAACGAGTCGGATCGACGAGAAAGCACTTCGTGCATGGCGCCTATCCGGATGGATTTCAACGGGGATCTATGCCCTCATTGTGCTGGCGCTGTTAATTGTAACGATAAAGTTCGATTGGCCGATATGGATTCCGGCTGCGGCGCTTGCGCTGGCTTGCCTGGGCGCCTACCTGGAAATCAATCTAATTCCGAGATTGAGGTACAAGCAGTGGAGATACGCGGTTACGGAGCATGAGATAGAGCTGCACCATGGCATCTATTTCCGTAAGCGGACGCTTATCCCGATGATACGCATTCAGCATGTCGACTCCAAGCAGGGGCCGATATTGCGGGCCTTCGGGCTGGCTACGGTGACTTTCTCCACCGCGGCGGGCAGCCATCAGATTCCGGCACTGACAGAAATCAGGGCAGACGAGGTACGGCGGCAAATCGCCCGGTTAGCGAGGATATCCGATGAAGAAATCTGA
- a CDS encoding SDR family NAD(P)-dependent oxidoreductase has product MDLGLKGKTAIITGGSKGIGLATALVLASEGAQVAIVARSVEPLQKAAELIAEKTGAEALIIAADVTLEEDARRAVTETVERFGGVDILVNNAGTSAARPFEEVGSDAWDADLDLKLYGAIHFSRLVVPHMRKGGSGAIVNVTAIGGKAPGASSLPTSVSRAAGLALTKAMSQDLASANIRVNAVCIGLIRSDQIERMWRSSAPELTWEQFEVDPRFAIPLGRIGRTEEAAKVISFLVSDAASYVTGTSVNIDGGKSTVL; this is encoded by the coding sequence ATGGATCTCGGGTTAAAGGGCAAGACGGCGATTATTACCGGGGGCAGCAAAGGCATCGGTCTTGCTACTGCGCTCGTTCTTGCGTCTGAAGGGGCTCAGGTGGCTATCGTGGCTCGCAGCGTGGAGCCGCTGCAGAAGGCTGCAGAGCTGATCGCAGAGAAGACGGGGGCGGAAGCCCTGATTATCGCGGCTGATGTCACATTGGAGGAGGATGCCCGCCGCGCGGTGACGGAAACCGTAGAACGCTTCGGCGGCGTGGACATACTCGTTAACAACGCCGGGACATCGGCTGCGCGGCCTTTCGAAGAGGTGGGATCCGATGCGTGGGATGCCGATTTGGATTTGAAGCTGTACGGTGCGATTCATTTTTCGCGTTTGGTCGTCCCGCATATGCGCAAGGGCGGATCTGGCGCCATCGTCAACGTGACGGCAATCGGCGGGAAGGCGCCGGGCGCCTCTTCCTTGCCGACCTCCGTCAGCCGTGCCGCAGGATTGGCGCTGACCAAGGCGATGAGCCAAGACTTGGCCTCGGCGAACATTCGCGTGAATGCCGTCTGCATCGGGTTGATCCGGAGCGATCAGATCGAGCGGATGTGGCGGTCTAGCGCCCCCGAGCTGACATGGGAGCAATTCGAAGTCGATCCCCGGTTCGCCATCCCGCTGGGGCGGATCGGCAGGACTGAGGAAGCGGCGAAGGTCATATCGTTCCTCGTCTCGGATGCGGCCTCCTATGTGACAGGCACCTCTGTCAACATTGATGGCGGCAAGTCAACGGTACTGTAG
- a CDS encoding helix-turn-helix domain-containing protein encodes MWDTYKMNERIRTLRLERGFTQQELGDLLGITAQAVSKWETGLATPDITLLPKLSELFNCSIDSLYYGFETRIGLEVTSPSYTYRVSAGQQCSFCGKHPEQAWRIIAGPGVRICSECVEICGDILKQIKQVDGTGS; translated from the coding sequence ATGTGGGATACATATAAAATGAATGAACGCATACGAACGCTGCGACTTGAACGGGGATTTACCCAGCAGGAGTTAGGAGATTTACTTGGGATTACAGCACAAGCCGTGTCCAAATGGGAAACTGGACTTGCGACACCCGACATAACATTGCTGCCGAAGCTCTCCGAGTTGTTCAATTGTTCCATTGATTCGTTATATTATGGCTTCGAGACAAGAATAGGTTTGGAAGTGACTTCTCCTTCTTATACATATCGGGTGAGTGCAGGGCAGCAGTGTTCGTTTTGCGGTAAGCATCCAGAACAGGCGTGGCGCATTATTGCTGGTCCAGGGGTGCGGATATGCTCCGAATGCGTTGAGATTTGCGGAGATATTTTGAAGCAGATCAAGCAGGTTGACGGCACTGGCAGTTGA
- a CDS encoding metallophosphoesterase produces the protein MAIRAEKMKKWLAIVVITGILFGLAEGRSFADDSESGAGKADYEADRYDFSFVWMSDTQYYSKTFHRYFRDNVAWIRDNRDKLKIRYVMHTGDIVDEGDKIGQWIEADRNMKVLDDTGIPYGVLAGNHDAGRISGYDLYRRGFGEDRFKHRPTYGGSYQNNRGHFDLLSAAGHDFIIVYMSWSFGDAEIAWMNQVLKRYPNRKAMLCFHEYLLVSGERSPIGDRVFESVVLPNKNVFAILSGHHHDAEIKIDPVDDDGDGKADRSVYQMMADYQNAVDGGLGYIRLLQFDARSGKLHVKTYSPTLNDYNYYDPIAYPGKDEFTLDLNPDLTPTAASVTTD, from the coding sequence GTGGCAATCAGAGCGGAGAAAATGAAGAAATGGCTTGCTATCGTCGTGATAACGGGGATCCTATTCGGATTGGCAGAAGGGCGGAGCTTTGCGGATGATAGTGAAAGCGGAGCGGGGAAGGCAGATTACGAGGCGGATCGGTATGATTTTTCATTCGTCTGGATGTCGGACACTCAATATTATTCGAAGACGTTTCACCGGTATTTCCGGGATAATGTCGCCTGGATTCGGGATAACCGCGACAAGCTGAAGATCCGATACGTCATGCATACCGGGGACATCGTGGACGAGGGTGACAAGATCGGACAATGGATAGAGGCCGACCGGAACATGAAGGTACTGGATGACACCGGCATTCCTTACGGCGTGCTGGCCGGCAACCACGATGCCGGCCGGATTAGCGGTTACGACCTTTACCGGAGAGGGTTCGGGGAAGACCGGTTTAAGCATCGGCCGACATATGGCGGTTCCTATCAGAACAATAGGGGGCACTTCGATCTCCTTTCCGCGGCCGGCCATGATTTCATTATCGTTTACATGAGCTGGAGCTTTGGAGACGCGGAGATCGCCTGGATGAACCAGGTGTTGAAGCGGTACCCGAACCGGAAGGCGATGCTGTGCTTTCATGAGTATTTGCTCGTCTCCGGCGAACGGTCACCGATCGGAGATCGCGTGTTTGAGAGCGTCGTGCTTCCCAACAAGAACGTGTTCGCCATCTTGTCCGGACACCATCATGACGCGGAGATCAAGATCGATCCGGTCGACGACGACGGCGATGGCAAAGCGGACCGCAGCGTTTATCAAATGATGGCCGATTATCAAAATGCGGTTGACGGCGGACTGGGGTATATAAGGCTCCTGCAATTCGATGCGCGGAGCGGCAAGCTTCACGTCAAGACATATTCCCCGACGCTCAACGATTACAACTATTACGATCCGATTGCATACCCGGGAAAAGATGAATTTACACTCGACCTCAATCCGGATTTGACGCCGACCGCGGCAAGCGTTACAACCGATTGA
- a CDS encoding phytanoyl-CoA dioxygenase family protein yields MSTTGQDLGQLKKAYDKDGYAVFRGVLDEELMREAKAHIEWLIAKYPEKRPEQMSHDLVANDPFWVRLISDERLLDIAEQFIGPDIALFASHYISKPAYDGQPVLWHQDGSYWPLEPMNVVTLWLAVDDSVPENGCLRVIPGTQTMSLQEMKRNTQTANVLESEVDPALVEESKAVDLILKSGDVSVHHPNIIHGSEPNHSPMRRCGLTIRYIPASTRITVPNWSCAFLLRGEAVPGINTYVKKPAFKAGEHMAFRGSEKWI; encoded by the coding sequence ATGAGTACAACAGGGCAAGATTTGGGCCAGTTAAAGAAAGCATACGACAAGGACGGATACGCGGTATTCCGCGGCGTGCTGGACGAGGAGCTCATGCGGGAGGCGAAGGCGCATATCGAATGGCTGATCGCCAAGTACCCCGAGAAGCGGCCGGAGCAGATGTCGCATGATCTGGTCGCGAACGACCCGTTCTGGGTCCGATTGATTAGCGACGAGCGGCTGCTCGATATCGCGGAGCAGTTTATCGGACCGGATATCGCCTTGTTCGCTTCTCACTATATCAGCAAGCCTGCCTATGACGGGCAGCCGGTGCTGTGGCATCAGGACGGCAGCTATTGGCCGCTGGAGCCGATGAACGTCGTCACCTTATGGCTCGCCGTCGACGACTCCGTGCCGGAGAACGGCTGCCTGCGGGTTATACCGGGGACGCAGACGATGTCGCTGCAGGAGATGAAAAGGAATACGCAGACGGCCAACGTGCTGGAGTCCGAGGTGGACCCGGCGCTGGTTGAGGAATCCAAGGCGGTCGACCTTATTCTGAAATCCGGCGATGTGTCGGTGCATCACCCGAATATTATCCATGGCTCCGAGCCGAACCATTCGCCCATGCGGCGATGCGGCCTGACGATCCGCTACATTCCAGCCAGCACGAGGATCACCGTTCCCAACTGGTCATGCGCGTTTCTTCTCCGGGGGGAGGCCGTTCCCGGAATCAACACCTATGTGAAGAAGCCGGCATTCAAGGCGGGCGAGCACATGGCGTTCCGCGGCAGTGAGAAATGGATCTAG